AGTCTGTGCGTACGACGGGATGGCAAAAAATGAGATGATCAGTAAGAATTTAATTAACTTCATACAGTTATAGTGACCGCGACCGCTTATTTCCCTATCAGATCCGCTTCGGTGAGTTTTGACTCGTCCTTAGAGGCGGCCGACAACATCGCGACGCCGACGTGCGGCTTACCTAAAATATAGGTCGCTATGTACTTGCTGATGTCGGGCCGTTTGATCGCCCGAAGATTTTCGTAGTAGCCGCGATAATAATCCGTACCGGTCGACGACCACCAAAATCCGAGTGTATGGGAATATTCGCTGAGCTTTTCGCGCGAATAAAGGTCGCGAGACTCGACCAGTGTCTTAGCATTCGCAAGTTCTTCGTCGGTGAAATAACCGGGCGCATTGAATTTGGCGATCTCAGAGTAGATCTTGGCAACCGCCGCCTTTGCCTTATCGGGCGTTGTCACGAGCGTGATCCGGATGGGCCCGACGTTTCGCTGTGTGTAGTAATGCACATCGGCCGAAACCGCTAACCCGGAATCGATCATTTCACGCTGAAATCGCGAATCCGGCTGGCCGACGATGAAGGAAAATACGTCAGCCGCATAGGTCGAGGCATTGTCCTTGCCGATCGACGGCCCTTGCCAACCGATCTGGACGATCACATTCTCGACATCCTGCGTAACAAAAATGCCTTCGCTTTTGAGCAGTGGCGGATGCTCGACCAACGGAAACTTAATAAATGGATCATCGCCGCGTTTCCAATCGCCAAAGAGCTGTTCGGCGAGAGCGAAAATGCGGTTAGGCTCAACGTCGCCCGTCACCAGCAAGGCAGCGTTGTTCGGCACATAATACCGCGATTGTATCAAACGCATTTTTTCCGTCGTCGCACTTGCTACGGTCTCGCGCGTGCCGCCGGGGCTTTTTCGCGACGGATATTTATAAAAGAGCTTGTCCATTAAAGTCCGGTCAAGGTAATAACCGGGCTCGGACTGCTGCCGATCGAGTTCGCCGAGCACAACCTGGATCTCTTGTGAAAATTCGCGTTCGTCGAATGATGGAAACAACATCGCGTCGCGCATCGCTCGCATAAGTGTTTCGAGATTTGGGCTGGTCGCCGTGAAATAGTAGTTTACATACTCCTCCTGCGTCGTGCCGTTTCGGACATAGCCGCTCTGATCAAGTAGGTTGATATATGATGTATCGCCGATCTGCGACTTTAACTTGAGCTGCTCGCCGCAATTGGCACCGAGGAAATAATCCATCCGTCCAAGGCTCTTGGCATAATCGCAACGAAAAATACCCACCGCCTTATTCGTCTTAAAGAACATATGTTCGTAAAGATGCGAAAGGCCGTTGAGTTCGGGCGGTTCGGTAAATGAACCGTTGCGGACAGCCATCTCGACCGTAACGAGCGGGACGCCGGAGTCGGGATAGACGATCACCTCGAGACCGTTCGCCAGCACCTTGCTGACGTACGGGATCTTGGTAGTTGATCCGGCCACTGTCTGTGGTGTCGGCGCCGTAGCAACGGCCTGGCCGAACGAAATGCCCGCGGTGATAACCGACAAGCCAAGTATGATTAGAAACTTTTTCACTTATTTACCCCAAAAACGATGCCGACTTGTTGCGGCAAATATTATCTAATAATCTAACATAAGGAGTTAGATAATCTATGGAACGCGATAATTTGATGCACGGCGCCCGTTCAGCGTTGAATCACGATATGGATATTCGTACTTGGGCTGAAAATTTTCTTAAAGAAAAAGCCCGTGGCGAGAATACGTCAATGACTGACGAAGAGTTTGAAAAATACTGGAAATACCACAAACCCGAGATCATGCACGCCGGTGCAACCGAGGCGATGGCGGCTTATAAGCAGAAAGTTAAGTAAAGTAGGCGTCTAATTGACCAGTGGTTCAATCGTCCTTCAAGAACCGCTTATAGTCACGAGCGGAGTGGATAATGCGGAGAATCACGATCTCTTCGGTATTCTCCGTATAAAAGATCAAACTTTTTTTGAAGTCTCGAACAAACCACATTCGGATATCGATATGGTTCTTAAATTTTCTCACGATGCCGATCTTTGGTGATCTCCGCAGGTCTTCAAGAGTTAACTCAAACGCATCGAAAAAACGATCCGCCACCGAAATATCTTCCTCGGCTAGATAATCGGCCGTCTCGACCAAGTCAATGAAAGCCTGCGGAAGTTTAACGATCTTCATTTCGCAAGCTTTCTGGCTTCAATGCGTTCTTTAACGATCCTTCGGCCTTCGTTGATATCGTCTTTGGTCAAAAGAGTCGTTTCACCGCTGGCATATGCCTCGGCGATGAGAGTTTCGAAGCGCGAATTTTCGACGCGCTGGTCAGCCCGGATCAATTCGCGCACATACTCGCTGATAGTTCCGTACCCGTCAGTTTTTATCTTTTTCTCGACGAATTGCCGCATCGATTCAGGAAGGGAAATATTTAGTGTGGACGTCGACATAAGTACCAATATACCTCCAGATGATAGTAGCACAATGTCAATAAATGTTAATTATTAATATTTATTGACATTTTCACTCATTTTCTAGAGGACAACTGCCTGGCCGCACGAAATGCCCGCGGTGCAACCGAGTCGATGGCGGCATTTCGACAAAGCACGAAGTAACAAAATAAAAGGCAAGGCGAAGCACAGTTACTTCGCCTTGCCCTTTTACTTCGGCATTTTACTTTAGCGTTTACACGCCCGGCATCGCTTTCTTGAGAGGTTTCAAGATCGCAAATAGTACGATGGCCATAAATAGAGCCATGCAGGCGAGAACAAGGAAGAACGTCGACTGGAGCCAAATGTCCCAGTAGATGCCTATCATTGTCAGCTTGTTGCCGATCGCGGTGGCGACGAACCAGCCACCCATCATCAGGCCGCGAATGCTGATCGGAGCGACCTTAGATACCAGCGAGAGACCCATCGGCGAGAGCATAAGCTCGCCCAGTGTCACTACAAAATAAGCAAAGATCAACCAGAATGGCGAGACGCGGAATAGGTGCGCGTTTTGCAAAATGGCGTCGTGGTGGACATTGCCAGCTCCGGGCGACGCTGCGTTTATGGCAGCGATCAACTGATCCTGTCCCGAGGTTACGGCGGCGGTCGCCTCGTCCTTTTTGGGCGAGAATTTGAC
This is a stretch of genomic DNA from Chloracidobacterium sp.. It encodes these proteins:
- a CDS encoding type II toxin-antitoxin system RelE/ParE family toxin, translating into MKIVKLPQAFIDLVETADYLAEEDISVADRFFDAFELTLEDLRRSPKIGIVRKFKNHIDIRMWFVRDFKKSLIFYTENTEEIVILRIIHSARDYKRFLKDD
- a CDS encoding type II toxin-antitoxin system ParD family antitoxin, with translation MSTSTLNISLPESMRQFVEKKIKTDGYGTISEYVRELIRADQRVENSRFETLIAEAYASGETTLLTKDDINEGRRIVKERIEARKLAK
- a CDS encoding insulinase family protein, which gives rise to MKKFLIILGLSVITAGISFGQAVATAPTPQTVAGSTTKIPYVSKVLANGLEVIVYPDSGVPLVTVEMAVRNGSFTEPPELNGLSHLYEHMFFKTNKAVGIFRCDYAKSLGRMDYFLGANCGEQLKLKSQIGDTSYINLLDQSGYVRNGTTQEEYVNYYFTATSPNLETLMRAMRDAMLFPSFDEREFSQEIQVVLGELDRQQSEPGYYLDRTLMDKLFYKYPSRKSPGGTRETVASATTEKMRLIQSRYYVPNNAALLVTGDVEPNRIFALAEQLFGDWKRGDDPFIKFPLVEHPPLLKSEGIFVTQDVENVIVQIGWQGPSIGKDNASTYAADVFSFIVGQPDSRFQREMIDSGLAVSADVHYYTQRNVGPIRITLVTTPDKAKAAVAKIYSEIAKFNAPGYFTDEELANAKTLVESRDLYSREKLSEYSHTLGFWWSSTGTDYYRGYYENLRAIKRPDISKYIATYILGKPHVGVAMLSAASKDESKLTEADLIGK